The DNA sequence CCAGTCAGAATCTCTTTACTCCGACACCCCCCTGCTGTCCCAGCTTGTTTAAACACTCCTCTGTTACTCTGAGTCAGAAGCAGGCGAGTTGTGCTTGGGTCGATGCCCATTTCACATGAATATGTTAAGAATTGTGCTCTGGTGTGCGGCTGTTCTGGGGGTAACACTTCCTCTGCTAGTGAAATGTGGGTGCTGTTGTCTTTGGTGGGTCGGCGTGTGGACCTCCTGATAGAATTGTTCCAGGGGTATTTCTGTAGAAAGGTGACGTGACTCTGGGTCTGGGAGAGACGAGCCAGGTCAtctccactcctcttcatctGGACCAGCTCCTGCTCCAGGTTCTTCCTCAGGTCCTGGACCCACTTCAGTCCAGCTTTCTGCTCGGTCCTGGTCTCTTCTATGACTTCAGACCTTCGTCTCTCAATGGAACGGATATGATCAGCAGAGATCTCATCAGCACGTTTCACTGCTTCATCAGCAGACCGGTTGATGGAGTCCATCTCCTGTTGAAGAACCTCAAGTTCTTGTTCAACCTCCTTGACTCTTGCCTGTGTAGCTCTCTGATGCCCGCTGAGCTCCTTCTGACGTTCATTTCTTTCAGCTTCGGCTGAAACTGTGTCGTGGCTTCTGTGTTCTTCAATGGAACACAAATGACAGATAGCTTGTTGATCCTGACGGCAGAAAACATTCATGACCTCGTTGTGACGGGGGCAGATGTTGTTCTGAAGGTCTGCTGTAGGTTCCACCAGCTTGTGTCTCTTCAACCCAGCGACTAGATAGTGACTCTGGAGGTGCTCCTCACAGTAAGAAACCAGACACACCAGACAGGTCTTGGTGGCCTTCATCTTCCTCCCCGTACAGACATCACAGCCCACGTCTTCGGGTCCAGCATAGCAGTGGTCAGGGGGAGTGTCTCGCAGTCGTGTCCTCTTGAGATCCTCCATGACATCGGCTAGAATGGTGTTCTTTACCAGAGCTGGTCTTCTTTCGAAGGTCTGTCTGCACTGGGGACAGCTGTAGACTCCCCTCAAAGCCTGATTGTCCCAGTGTTGTCTGATACAGTCCAAACAGTAGCTGTGGCCACAAGTGAGAGTCCCTGGATTACACAGCTGCTCCAGACAGATTGAACAGCAGTATCTGTCCCGGTCCAGCGGAGAGTTTTGCTGCGCCATTTCGCTACCAACAGCAGCTAAACTCTGACTGTTAAAGTTGTGAGTCCCCTGATATTCCTGCTCATCTACTTCACATTCCTTTTCTGACGCACCCAGCTCCCAGCAGGTTAACTTAACCTAGAGTTTGGTACAGAGCTATTGTTCTAGAACAAGGAAGTAGATTATACTGTGTGCTAAAGAATGCTCCTGTCATCTGTGCATCTGGTTATAGGATAACGTCAAATAACTTGTTTTGATTAGATATAGAATAATATCCCACACTCATCACTCATCTTCaaaccgcttatccggggtcgggtcgcgggggcagTAGCTCCAGCTGGGGGCctcag is a window from the Gadus chalcogrammus isolate NIFS_2021 chromosome 8, NIFS_Gcha_1.0, whole genome shotgun sequence genome containing:
- the LOC130387165 gene encoding tripartite motif-containing protein 16-like, which encodes MAQQNSPLDRDRYCCSICLEQLCNPGTLTCGHSYCLDCIRQHWDNQALRGVYSCPQCRQTFERRPALVKNTILADVMEDLKRTRLRDTPPDHCYAGPEDVGCDVCTGRKMKATKTCLVCLVSYCEEHLQSHYLVAGLKRHKLVEPTADLQNNICPRHNEVMNVFCRQDQQAICHLCSIEEHRSHDTVSAEAERNERQKELSGHQRATQARVKEVEQELEVLQQEMDSINRSADEAVKRADEISADHIRSIERRRSEVIEETRTEQKAGLKWVQDLRKNLEQELVQMKRSGDDLARLSQTQSHVTFLQKYPWNNSIRRSTRRPTKDNSTHISLAEEVLPPEQPHTRAQFLTYSCEMGIDPSTTRLLLTQSNRGVFKQAGTAGGCRSKEILTGRHYWEVKWRAGFVAITVGYKDSSWIHQGFGKDSQSWALIIRLNAVQFQHNGITTLIPGPPPSRVGVYLDYRAGTLCFYSISDTMTLLQGVQTTFTQPLYAGLRLDGLTAVGTAEFCYPLHT